TAGTCAATTTCCCATCTTCCGCTGTTGGTTTACAAACCAAATTAACCAAAAGGATCACTTTGAACACTCCATTCGTTTCCTCTCCAATGGACACTGTTACAGAGTCAGAAATGGCCATCTTCATGGCTCTTTTGGGTGGTATCGGTTTCATTCACCATAACTGCACGCCTGAAGACCAAGCCGACATGGTCAGAAGAGTCAAGAACTATGAAAATGGGTTTATTAACAACCCTATAGTGATTTCTCCAACAACTACCGTCGGCGAAGCCAAGAGCatgaaggaagaatttGGATTTTCTGGTTTCCCTGTCACGGAAGATGGTAAAAGAAACGGCAAATTGATGGGTATCATCACTTCTCGTGATATACAGTTTATTGAAGACAACTCTTTACTCGTTCAAGATGTCATGACCAGGAACCCCGTCACTGGTGCTCAAGGCATTACATTATCTGAAGGTaatgaaatcttgaagaaaatcaaaaagggTAAGCTATTGATTGTTGACGACAAGGGTCATTTGGTCTCCATGCTTTCCAGAACtgatttgatgaagaatcaGAACTACCCATTAGCTTCGAAATCTGCCACTACAAAGCAATTGTTATGTGGTGCTGCTATTGGTACTATCGATGCTGACAAAGAAAGGTTAACATTGCTGGTCGAAGCTGGTTTGGATGTTGTTATCCTAGATTCCTCCCAAGGTAACTCTGTTTTCCAATTGAACATGATCAAATGGATTAAAGAAACCTTCCCAGATTTGGAGATCATTGCCGGTAATGTCGCCACAAGAGAACAAGCTGCGAATTTGATCGCTGCTGGCGCTGACGGTTTGAGGATTGGTATGGGTTCTGGTTCTATCTGTATAACCCAGGAAGTTATGGCGTGTGGTAGACCACAAGGTACCGCAGTTTACAACGTTTGTGAATTTGCTAACCAATTCGGTGTTCCATGTATGGCCGATGGTGGTGTTCAAAACATCGGTCATATCACCAAGGCTTTGGCTCTTGGTTCCTCCACTGTTATGATGGGTGGTATGTTAGCCGGTACTACCGAGTCACCAGGTGAATATTTCTACCAAGATGGTAAAAGATTGAAGGCCTACCGTGGTATGGGTTCCATTGACGCCATGCAAAAGACTGGTACTAAGGGCAATGCATCAACCTCTCGTTACTTTTCTGAATCAGACAGCGTCTTGGTTGCACAAGGTGTCTCCGGTGCTGTCGTTGACAAAGGTTCCATCAAGAAGTTTATCCCATATTTGTACAATGGTTTACAACATTCTTGTCAAGACATTGGTTACAAATCCTTGactttattgaaggaaaatgtTCAAAGCGGTAAGGTTAGATTTGAATTCAGAACAGCTTCTGCTCAACTAGAAGGTGGCGTCCATAACTTACATTCTTACGAAAAACGTTTACATAACTAGTTGGTAACTTAAATTCattaataaaataaaacttaaaaaattcttatttatatttatcCTGCTCTCAGTTTAGTGTAGAAGAAGCAAAACTAAAGCCCCAAGGAAGATTTTCCGTTTTTCCCTGGTCATTTGAAACCAAAAAAGGCGCGTTTTGAAGTTCTGTAGTCAATTTATACCGTTCTTTCACAGTTCTGCTTTATTAAACCGCCATGTTGAACAAAACATTACACTAACGTGAGGTTTCAAGTTTATGCATCATAAAAATAGTGGCACGAAAATCAATACGGTACTCATTTTCCTTCCGCCctttttaatattttttcataataCTTGATCTTCTCTTGTTCAACATCTGATAAAGAAGGTGgtagtttttcattaataaGGTCCTCCTTTCTtgccttttcaaaagtgcTTAGTGTTTCATTCAGGCCTTCAGACCCACGAGATAAAGCACCACGGGGTAAAATACCGGCATTCAtggttttcaaatattcaacTTTATCACTTTCTTCCCTTAGCACAGAAAACATTCTCGACACTTTAGCAATGGCCAATATCTTATTTCTCAAGGCTTTCCTTCTGCTCTCATCTTCTAGTATTGCAGATGACGTCTTTCCAGCAGTTTCGGCGCTAGTTGCCTTTGTGCTGTCTGAATCAGTTTTTGTACCAGTACCCACAGCCTGCACTTCTGATTCTGGGTCAAGCTCCTCCTCGCTACATATGTTCAGTATAGATACTAACATGTTAGTAACCTTTTCGCCAACAAAAGGCAGTGACCAGGTGAAAACATCCATGAAATCAGGCAACCAATAGGGGTGCGGAGACATGTGAAACTGTCTGATATTCATGAcgttttcttcatatttcAATACAGCGGCTTTGTTATGATAGGTATCTAAATAGTTTGGAGCACTAAACATGGTTATCAAACTTGGAAATCCTGTCACCTTGTTGTTTTTGTACATCCTATACCCTGCATCTTGCGCTTCATGAGCTCTAATAATAGATAGTAGTCCATttgctttcaaaaaattgcaggATGCCTTGAAAGTGAAGGCAAAGGAACAGCCCCTTAAACTGTTGGGCACAAAATCATCCTCACTTGGATCGAATTCACTACCATCCCTTGCGTcatcatattcttcaacAGGATCTGCCCATAGTAAGTCACACATAAGACCGCGAGACGGAATTTCTCTAAATCTATTGACTTTATTGACATCCTCCACCGACTTCAACTCTGGAGATATACCACCGTGTACACAAAAATACTGCCCATTCATTAATGCTGCCAACGGCAAGGTATTGAATGATCTGCAGCATGCATCGTAAACTTCCATA
This genomic window from Saccharomyces kudriavzevii IFO 1802 strain IFO1802 genome assembly, chromosome: 12 contains:
- the IMD3 gene encoding IMP dehydrogenase IMD3 (similar to Saccharomyces cerevisiae IMD4 (YML056C) and IMD3 (YLR432W); ancestral locus Anc_4.312), translating into MTAVRDYKTALEFVKSLPRLDGLSVQELMDSKSRGGLTYNDFLVLPGLVNFPSSAVGLQTKLTKRITLNTPFVSSPMDTVTESEMAIFMALLGGIGFIHHNCTPEDQADMVRRVKNYENGFINNPIVISPTTTVGEAKSMKEEFGFSGFPVTEDGKRNGKLMGIITSRDIQFIEDNSLLVQDVMTRNPVTGAQGITLSEGNEILKKIKKGKLLIVDDKGHLVSMLSRTDLMKNQNYPLASKSATTKQLLCGAAIGTIDADKERLTLLVEAGLDVVILDSSQGNSVFQLNMIKWIKETFPDLEIIAGNVATREQAANLIAAGADGLRIGMGSGSICITQEVMACGRPQGTAVYNVCEFANQFGVPCMADGGVQNIGHITKALALGSSTVMMGGMLAGTTESPGEYFYQDGKRLKAYRGMGSIDAMQKTGTKGNASTSRYFSESDSVLVAQGVSGAVVDKGSIKKFIPYLYNGLQHSCQDIGYKSLTLLKENVQSGKVRFEFRTASAQLEGGVHNLHSYEKRLHN
- the CNA1 gene encoding calcineurin catalytic subunit A (similar to Saccharomyces cerevisiae CNA1 (YLR433C) and CMP2 (YML057W); ancestral locus Anc_4.313), with translation MSKDLNSSSRIKIIKPKDSYIKGNQEVDLTKYALENGNIISTKDRPIPSVPAIRGKIPSNEEVFHAKTGLPNHSFLREHFVHEGRLSKEQAIKILNMSTVAFEKEPNLLKLKAPITICGDIHGQYYDLLKLFEIGGDPANIDYLFLGDYVDRGAFSFECLIYLYALKLNHLGRFWMLRGNHECRHLTSYFTFKNEMLHKYDMEVYDACCRSFNTLPLAALMNGQYFCVHGGISPELKSVEDVNKVNRFREIPSRGLMCDLLWADPVEEYDDARDGSEFDPSEDDFVPNSLRGCSFAFTFKASCNFLKANGLLSIIRAHEAQDAGYRMYKNNKVTGFPSLITMFSAPNYLDTYHNKAAVLKYEENVMNIRQFHMSPHPYWLPDFMDVFTWSLPFVGEKVTNMLVSILNICSEEELDPESEVQAVGTGTKTDSDSTKATSAETAGKTSSAILEDESRRKALRNKILAIAKVSRMFSVLREESDKVEYLKTMNAGILPRGALSRGSEGLNETLSTFEKARKEDLINEKLPPSLSDVEQEKIKYYEKILKRAEGK